Proteins from a single region of Verrucomicrobiia bacterium:
- a CDS encoding tetratricopeptide repeat protein translates to MVTKKKRLRHWIQYLLMTVAAVWLAGCTPAGPRALLRGKRLLDEGKTSEAIEELKVATSVLATNAQAWNYLGLAYHHAGKAAEAADAYQRALALNHDLLAVHYNYGCLLLEQDRPDTLEAAKNELTAFTVREGNVLNGWLKLGTAQLRLGEATAADASFREALRLSPGNAEALNDLGMVQLQRRRLRDAVTDFNSALKAQPNYGPALLNLGIAEIYLGNRALALEKYKQYLTQNAQAANWDSVNAAAQQLELELNPPPKPVATNVVAAINPATNNVVRPPATNVSNIIPPENLTAVTRPPATVAQNPRPSPPVQLNTKPEVVQLSEGPAIKTADANSAIATTNMDDDTAEPPAVVAKTKTEKRGFFSRLNPMGLFRHQSKPATASPAPPPSRTTPLPDESAPGNTTNTLAQNTTPTPAPVHAVTLARYPYLSPTKPEPGNRTEAERLLGKGGDAQRDHRLEDAVAWYRSATQADPSDFDAQVDLGLAALDSGGLAESLRAFELALAINPESFNARFYFGLALKKANYFYDAAQELEKLLANNSSQASPANLALAHLTLGNLYAEQFHKPAAARAHYLKVLELDPRNAQATAIRYWLQNNP, encoded by the coding sequence GACCGTGGCGGCAGTGTGGCTTGCGGGATGCACGCCGGCCGGGCCGCGGGCATTGCTGCGGGGTAAACGCCTGCTCGACGAGGGGAAGACGTCCGAAGCGATTGAGGAACTGAAGGTCGCCACTTCGGTCCTGGCGACGAATGCGCAGGCGTGGAATTACCTCGGCCTGGCTTATCATCACGCGGGCAAGGCGGCCGAGGCGGCGGATGCCTATCAGCGCGCCCTCGCTCTGAATCATGATTTGCTCGCGGTGCATTATAATTATGGCTGCCTGTTGCTCGAACAGGACCGGCCAGACACTCTGGAAGCGGCCAAGAATGAATTGACTGCGTTTACCGTTCGCGAAGGAAATGTCTTGAACGGTTGGCTGAAGCTGGGAACCGCGCAGTTGCGGTTGGGCGAAGCTACTGCGGCGGATGCGAGTTTTCGCGAAGCTTTGCGCTTGAGCCCGGGAAATGCCGAGGCCCTCAATGACCTGGGCATGGTGCAGCTTCAGCGCCGGCGGTTGCGGGATGCCGTCACCGATTTCAACAGCGCGCTCAAGGCGCAACCGAATTACGGGCCGGCTTTGCTGAATCTTGGAATCGCGGAAATTTATTTGGGCAATCGCGCGCTCGCGCTGGAAAAGTACAAACAATATCTCACGCAAAACGCGCAGGCGGCAAATTGGGATTCCGTGAATGCCGCGGCGCAACAACTCGAACTTGAACTCAACCCACCGCCAAAACCAGTGGCGACAAATGTCGTTGCGGCGATAAATCCGGCAACGAACAATGTTGTTCGCCCTCCGGCTACGAACGTCTCCAATATTATCCCGCCGGAGAACTTGACCGCGGTTACCCGTCCTCCGGCAACTGTCGCGCAAAATCCGCGTCCGTCTCCGCCAGTCCAACTCAACACAAAACCGGAAGTGGTGCAGTTGTCTGAGGGACCTGCGATCAAGACGGCCGATGCGAATTCGGCGATCGCTACGACCAACATGGACGACGACACGGCTGAACCCCCGGCGGTGGTCGCGAAAACCAAAACCGAGAAGCGCGGATTTTTTTCACGCCTCAACCCAATGGGATTATTTCGTCATCAGAGCAAACCGGCGACGGCTTCACCCGCGCCGCCGCCGTCGCGCACGACTCCGTTACCGGATGAATCTGCGCCGGGCAATACGACGAACACCCTGGCGCAAAATACGACTCCCACACCGGCGCCGGTTCACGCGGTCACGCTGGCGCGCTACCCGTATCTCTCACCGACCAAACCGGAACCGGGAAATCGCACTGAAGCGGAACGCCTGCTCGGCAAAGGCGGCGATGCGCAACGCGATCATCGCCTCGAAGACGCCGTGGCGTGGTATCGTTCGGCGACGCAAGCGGACCCGAGTGATTTTGATGCACAGGTAGATTTGGGTTTGGCGGCGTTGGATTCGGGTGGACTGGCGGAATCATTGCGGGCGTTTGAACTGGCGCTGGCGATCAATCCCGAATCGTTCAACGCGCGTTTTTATTTTGGGCTCGCGCTGAAGAAGGCGAATTATTTTTACGACGCCGCGCAGGAATTGGAAAAACTTTTGGCGAACAATTCCTCGCAAGCCTCTCCGGCGAATCTGGCGCTGGCGCATCTCACGCTGGGAAATTTATATGCCGAACAATTCCACAAACCGGCGGCGGCGCGGGCGCACTATTTGAAAGTGCTGGAATTGGACCCGCGCAATGCGCAGGCGACAGCGATCCGTTATTGGCTTCAGAATAATCCTTAG